A genome region from Oncorhynchus masou masou isolate Uvic2021 chromosome 14, UVic_Omas_1.1, whole genome shotgun sequence includes the following:
- the LOC135553772 gene encoding metalloproteinase inhibitor 2-like: MTVSVSSCFITLVILFLWQIEDIAEACRCAPVHLQQAFCNADVVIRAKVVGVEVVSGNTKYDIQQIKMFKGPDRVIHAIFTSSSSASCGVTLEINKEYLFTGSLSTDGRMRIGMCNFIRYWDDLNGTQKKSLTQRYRTGCACTIIRCSSLPCPISAPDECLWTDWLLHDGQSGPQAKYSACLMSFDGSCYWYREMDPSKK, encoded by the exons ATgactgtgtctgtaagcagttGTTTCATCACTCTGGTCATTTTGTTCCTTTGGCAGATCGAAGACATTGCAGAAGCTTGCAGATGCGCTCCTGTGCATCTTCAACAGGCTTTTTGCAACGCAGACGTCG TGATCAGGGCAAAGGTGGTTGGTGTGGAAGTTGTGTCTGGTAACACCAAGTATGACATCCAACAGATCAAG ATGTTCAAAGGTCCTGACCGGGTTATCCACGCCATCTTCACTTCATCCTCCTCAGCCTCGTGTGGTGTGACCCTGGAAATCAACAAGGAGTATCTCTTCACAG GCAGCCTAAGTACCGATGGCAGGATGCGTATAGGCATGTGTAACTTTATTCGGTACTGGGACGACTTGAATGGCACACAAAAGAAGAGCTTGACTCAACGCTACCGAACCGGCTGTGCTTGCACG ATCATCCGCTGCTCTTCCCTCCCCTGTCCCATCAGCGCCCCAGATGAGTGCCTTTGGACAGACTGGTTGTTGCATGATGGCCAAAGCGGACCCCAGGCCAAGTACTCTGCCTGTCTCATGAGTTTTGATGGGTCCTGTTACTGGTACAGGGAGATGGATCCATCCAAGAAGTAG